From Bos mutus isolate GX-2022 unplaced genomic scaffold, NWIPB_WYAK_1.1 CTG272, whole genome shotgun sequence, a single genomic window includes:
- the MAGEH1 gene encoding melanoma-associated antigen H1, which translates to MPRGRKSRRRRNARAAEENRNSRKIQASETSETPMAASVGSSTPEEDLNCPEEDPSTPEETSTTPEESLSTAQAQKPSVARSNFQGTKKSLLMSILALIFIMGNSAKEALVWKVLGKLGMQPGQQHSIFGDPKKVVTEEFVRRGYLIYKPVPRSSPVEYEFFWGPRAHVESSKLKVMHFVARVRNRCSKDWPCNYDWDSDDDAEVEAILNSGARGYSAP; encoded by the coding sequence ATGCCACGGGGACGAAAGAGCCGGCGTCGCCGTAACGCAAGGGCCGCAGAGGAGAACCGCAACAGTCGTAAGATTCAGGCCTCAGAAACCTCTGAGACCCCGATGGCCGCCTCTGTGGGCTCGAGCACCCCGGAGGAAGACCTGAACTGCCCAGAGGAAGACCCAAGCACTCCAGAGGAGACCTCCACTACTCCTGAGGAATCCTTGAGCACTGCTCAAGCGCAGAAGCCCTCGGTAGCCCGGAGCAACTTTCAAGGCACCAAGAAAAGTCTCCTGATGTCTATATTAGCCCTCATCTTCATCATGGGCAACAGCGCGAAGGAGGCCCTGGTCTGGAAAGTGCTAGGAAAGTTGGGGATGCAGCCTGGCCAGCAGCACAGCATCTTTGGAGATCCAAAGAAGGTCGTTACAGAAGAGTTTGTGCGCAGAGGGTACCTGATTTATAAGCCGGTGCCCCGTAGCAGCCCCGTGGAGTACGAGTTCTTCTGGGGACCTAGAGCACACGTGGAATCAAGCAAGCTGAAAGTCATGCACTTTGTGGCAAGGGTGCGTAACCGATGCTCCAAGGACTGGCCATGTAATTACGATTGGGATTCTGATGATGATGCAGAAGTTGAGGCTATCCTCAATTCAGGTGCGAGAGGTTATTCTGCCCCTTAG